A section of the Triticum dicoccoides isolate Atlit2015 ecotype Zavitan chromosome 7A, WEW_v2.0, whole genome shotgun sequence genome encodes:
- the LOC119333685 gene encoding anthranilate O-methyltransferase 3-like encodes MKMDSDFHMAKGEGETSYVKNSTHQKKALIQTKPVLEKAVIEVCMDLLHPTMIVVDLGCSSGENTLIFVSNVIEAICCNHDKLHGNLMELQVFLNDLPGNDFNRVFQSLEQFKESIAITHKLEALPPFYIAGLPGSFYTKLFPRHSVHLFHSSYCLHWRSELPDGFAAKREMYLNKENIYIARTTPPSVVKLYQEHFEKDMLLFLKLRYEELVLGGQMVLTFLGRKTEDVYNGDMNQLYGLIAQSLEYLVEEGLLERGKLNSFNLPFYGPSLTEVKMVIKQSGLFDINHIELFESNWDPRDNSESNEVHDPLRSGMNVSKSLRAVMEPLFTSHFGESVLDILFNKFAYNVAEHLAREKTKYSIIVLSLKRK; translated from the exons ATGAAGATGGACAGCGATTTCCATATGGCCAAAGGAGAAGGAGAGACCAGCTATGTCAAGAACTCTACCCATCAG AAGAAAGCTTTGATTCAAACTAAGCCGGTGCTTGAAAAGGCGGTGATAGAAGTGTGCATGGATTTGCTCCATCCAACAATGATAGTTGTTGACCTAGGCTGCTCTTCAGGTGAAAACACACTCATCTTTGTCTCCAACGTGATCGAAGCAATATGCTGCAACCATGACAAGCTTCATGGCAACCTCATGGAGCTCCAAGTCTTCCTCAATGATCTACCCGGAAACGACTTCAACCGTGTGTTCCAGTCACTTGAGCAGTTCAAGGAGTCAATTGCAATAACTCATAAGCTAGAAGCGCTACCACCTTTTTATATTGCCGGGCTACCGGGCTCCTTCTACACCAAGCTTTTTCCTCGTCATAGCGTTCATCTGTTTCACTCATCATATTGCCTTCATTGGCGATCTGAG CTCCCGGATGGATTTGCGGCCAAGAGAGAAATGTATCTAAACAAAGAAAACATTTATATTGCGAGGACTACACCACCATCTGTAGTTAAATTATACCAGGAGCATTTTGAGAAGGATATGTTGTTGTTCCTCAAGCTGCGATATGAAGAACTGGTGCTCGGCGGACAAATGGTACTGACATTTCTTGGGAGAAAAACAGAGGACGTCTACAATGGAGATATGAACCAGCTCTATGGATTAATTGCACAATCTTTGGAATATCTTGTTGAAGAG GGCCTCCTAGAGAGGGGAAAACTCAACTCCTTTAACCTACCCTTTTACGGTCCATCACTTACCGAAGTCAAGATGGTGATCAAGCAAAGTGGACTATTCGACATAAATCACATCGAATTGTTCGAATCCAACTGGGATCCTCGCGACAACTCGGAAAGCAATGAAGTGCACGACCCCCTCCGAAGCGGCATGAATGTGTCCAAGAGTTTGAGGGCAGTGATGGAGCCCCTTTTCACAAGTCATTTTGGTGAATCTGTGCTCGACATACTCTTCAATAAATTCGCGTACAATGTCGCGGAACACCTTGCGAGGGAGAAGACaaagtattccatcattgttctgTCCTTGAAAAGAAAATAA